A stretch of Porites lutea chromosome 5, jaPorLute2.1, whole genome shotgun sequence DNA encodes these proteins:
- the LOC140936316 gene encoding uncharacterized protein isoform X2 encodes MCAVKLKIRNRSRNRHRIGTIYNSIDQGEAQEMIELRQPAENTYNVYEHSNFYELITPVGVSSITTFGANSLNLQVSRIPEDLLLKCVLTDVNVKDDVARGLDPVGPSGTSNWIHLAEVLQIPDEIIMWCQHNPHCSPSKHMLEFKEAVDPDFSVQQLKDGLHATFRNDLVQKLEECRNLPDTASFRDLREYHPKIFKFICMQLDHKHWQELGEKINIPDKKLQRIGTSSTCAKTVLEIIEKRNPKLTVLEMKLVLEDMSRKDVCDALDKYLPPEGCHTIKTVCENPYCLEEVATLLEKEARGVENWQHFAWSFDVPREICESLKPKEIPSPTRALMEHIVQDKPNMTVKTFMEALMKIQRTDVVNTLLTRLS; translated from the exons ATGTGTGCAGTCAAGCTCAAGATACGCAACAGATCGCGAAATAGGCACAGGATAGGCACGATCTACAACAGCATTGATCAAG gtgAGGCACAAGAAATGATCGAACTGAGACAGCCGGCTGAGAACACATACAATGTCTATGAGCATTCCAATTTTTATG AGTTAATAACACCTGTTGGTGTATCCAGCATAACGACTTTTGGTGCAAACAGCCTCAACCTCCAAGTTTCACGTATTCCTGAAG ATTTGCTGCTTAAATGTGTTTTAACAGACGTCAATGTAAAGGACGACGTTGCTCGCGGTTTGGATCCGGTCGGTCCTTCTGGAACCTCGAACTGGATCCATCTCGCTGAGGTATTACAAATACCGGATGAGATTATAATGTGGTGTCAGCACAATCCTCACTGCAGTCCAAGCAAACACATGCTCGAGTTTAAAGAAGCCGTGGATCCCGACTTCTCGGTTCAGCAACTCAAAGATGGACTCCACGCCACTTTCAGAAATGATCTCGTCCAAAAACTTGAGGAATGTCGTAATCTTCCTG ATACTGCATCATTTCGAGACCTCCGTGAATATCATCCCAAGATCTTTAAGTTCATTTGCATGCAGCTGGATCATAAGCATTGGCAAGAACTGGGAGAAAAGATTAATATCCCGGACAAGAAGCTGCAGCGAATCGGTACTTCCTCTACCTGTGCAAAAACAGTCCTTGAGATCATCGAAAAAAGAAACCCTAAGCTGACTGTGCTGGAGATGAAGCTTGTCTTAGAAGATATGTCGAGAAAAGATGTGTGCGATGCGCTGGATAAATATCTGCCACCAG AGGGTTGCCACACAATTAAAACTGTTTGTGAAAACCCATACTGTTTGGAAGAGGTAGCAACCTTGTTAGAAAAAGAAGCACGAGGAGTAGAAAACTGGCAGCATTTTGCTTGGAGCTTTGATGTTCCCAGAGAGATATGTGAAAGTTTAAAGCCCAAAGAAATACCAAGTCCAACTAGAGCGTTAATGGAACACATAGTTCAAGATAAACCAAACATGACAGTCAAGACGTTCATGGAAGCGTTAATGAAGATACAACGTACAGATGTCGTGAATACTTTACTGACGCGGCTTTCCTG A
- the LOC140936316 gene encoding uncharacterized protein isoform X1 has product MCAVKLKIRNRSRNRHRIGTIYNSIDQGEAQEMIELRQPAENTYNVYEHSNFYANGQSSNNQSTESSAASSTELITPVGVSSITTFGANSLNLQVSRIPEDLLLKCVLTDVNVKDDVARGLDPVGPSGTSNWIHLAEVLQIPDEIIMWCQHNPHCSPSKHMLEFKEAVDPDFSVQQLKDGLHATFRNDLVQKLEECRNLPDTASFRDLREYHPKIFKFICMQLDHKHWQELGEKINIPDKKLQRIGTSSTCAKTVLEIIEKRNPKLTVLEMKLVLEDMSRKDVCDALDKYLPPEGCHTIKTVCENPYCLEEVATLLEKEARGVENWQHFAWSFDVPREICESLKPKEIPSPTRALMEHIVQDKPNMTVKTFMEALMKIQRTDVVNTLLTRLS; this is encoded by the exons ATGTGTGCAGTCAAGCTCAAGATACGCAACAGATCGCGAAATAGGCACAGGATAGGCACGATCTACAACAGCATTGATCAAG gtgAGGCACAAGAAATGATCGAACTGAGACAGCCGGCTGAGAACACATACAATGTCTATGAGCATTCCAATTTTTATG CCAATGGACAATCATCAAACAATCAAAGTACAGAGAGCTCTGCTGCGTCCTCCACTG AGTTAATAACACCTGTTGGTGTATCCAGCATAACGACTTTTGGTGCAAACAGCCTCAACCTCCAAGTTTCACGTATTCCTGAAG ATTTGCTGCTTAAATGTGTTTTAACAGACGTCAATGTAAAGGACGACGTTGCTCGCGGTTTGGATCCGGTCGGTCCTTCTGGAACCTCGAACTGGATCCATCTCGCTGAGGTATTACAAATACCGGATGAGATTATAATGTGGTGTCAGCACAATCCTCACTGCAGTCCAAGCAAACACATGCTCGAGTTTAAAGAAGCCGTGGATCCCGACTTCTCGGTTCAGCAACTCAAAGATGGACTCCACGCCACTTTCAGAAATGATCTCGTCCAAAAACTTGAGGAATGTCGTAATCTTCCTG ATACTGCATCATTTCGAGACCTCCGTGAATATCATCCCAAGATCTTTAAGTTCATTTGCATGCAGCTGGATCATAAGCATTGGCAAGAACTGGGAGAAAAGATTAATATCCCGGACAAGAAGCTGCAGCGAATCGGTACTTCCTCTACCTGTGCAAAAACAGTCCTTGAGATCATCGAAAAAAGAAACCCTAAGCTGACTGTGCTGGAGATGAAGCTTGTCTTAGAAGATATGTCGAGAAAAGATGTGTGCGATGCGCTGGATAAATATCTGCCACCAG AGGGTTGCCACACAATTAAAACTGTTTGTGAAAACCCATACTGTTTGGAAGAGGTAGCAACCTTGTTAGAAAAAGAAGCACGAGGAGTAGAAAACTGGCAGCATTTTGCTTGGAGCTTTGATGTTCCCAGAGAGATATGTGAAAGTTTAAAGCCCAAAGAAATACCAAGTCCAACTAGAGCGTTAATGGAACACATAGTTCAAGATAAACCAAACATGACAGTCAAGACGTTCATGGAAGCGTTAATGAAGATACAACGTACAGATGTCGTGAATACTTTACTGACGCGGCTTTCCTG A